In the Haloferula helveola genome, one interval contains:
- a CDS encoding sulfatase-like hydrolase/transferase — protein sequence MDRSIVVHPHPGPMRVAIACWLTSLHVVTLHAAPIVWGTPTAVSTGAGNSSDVSTNGTLVEAINALSTGDPLTNTTINGVLFTGSQSIFSEDPASAAGVDLSSGTNGGDPGYDTMLSTVDYGAPASQTVSIGGGALSVGAEYEIQIWFVDDRASTDGRVMRFGDGLGNNVDLNDQFVIGSFTADATSQTLFAEAQGFARAHISGYQLRLLPSGPPPAPETPTGLVATSGDTEVALDWDDNSQYGFANFIVRRSTSPGGPYVDVPGATPSESEFTDTGLTNGVTYYYVVAAENTEDDVSSDSTEASATPMAFVPDPPQVPTGLTANAGNDLVTLNWDDNTQPGFLEFRIKRGTGPGGPYSQIGTSGNSGFADDTAINGNTYYYVVTAVNIDAVESAPSDEASATPSVSASPPNFLFIITDDQDTFSVGAYRRSEPAEPDGSGNPYVIDTPNIDRLADEGMLFHQARLMGSEVGAVCTASRTCIMTGRSTWQRTNGMTAALTFPGIFNRGVRSSLPDLPYATYRTCKSGNSYPTANNEFTIVNDASKRGNTDGSGSEWHADRTLEHIDHWRANHQPNGKPFLMYLGFSHPHDERNARTNPNLTGRYGCINTTSPGSLTVNPAAPPIPFNHLPVNATLGTPANYPFHPFDHGHFGVRDEVNVAGVLEYRNEAVIRNEIGRNFACVDWIDRQLGRVLAKLEDPDGDGDNSDSVINNTYIVFTADHGIAVGRHGLMGKQNLYEHSWRVPFIVRGPGIAAGNETDALIYLHDTFPTFCDLAGIALPSTIDGNDGASFRPVLEGMTDVHRDYVYGLYAGGDKPGMRSVTDGRFKLIRYDVGNNATQVTQLFDLEENPFELLPEHGVPGLAEQTSHCLILRRLEEALMTERVKNADPYAFLGDRVMFRFDNNLTDRMPFGHDAAPGPSAPAFSSEIPFTTDPLLGEPNAASLEFDASQQDYLTCADGRELDFGSSDPFTVSAWVKLRSLPTGANTASSAPLAVKKPLGSADSELDYMFLAAAGSYGNATTYGNLALHLGSSIVTSQLSIPDTNWHFVSVALDPVANTARFTLDDQVDVVATSATGTANSGPLIIGAHLNSSNAVDRVFDGWMDELTITNGVVPVEQLHPLFGLPEVGPFRVLSLTRSETALELEFESRDDLLYDVEFSESLEGGSWTTLKTFIGGSASGGSTVVSDLPLPSSATGFYRVRSYPPADGAAP from the coding sequence ATGGACCGCTCCATCGTCGTCCACCCCCACCCCGGTCCGATGCGTGTCGCGATCGCGTGTTGGCTCACAAGTCTCCACGTCGTGACCTTGCACGCCGCCCCGATCGTGTGGGGAACACCCACTGCGGTCTCCACCGGAGCCGGCAACTCGTCGGACGTCTCGACCAACGGCACGCTGGTCGAGGCCATCAACGCCCTGTCCACCGGCGATCCGCTGACCAACACGACGATCAACGGCGTCCTCTTCACCGGAAGCCAGTCCATTTTCTCAGAGGACCCCGCATCGGCCGCCGGAGTGGACCTTTCTTCCGGCACGAATGGTGGCGATCCTGGCTACGATACCATGCTGAGCACCGTCGACTACGGAGCTCCCGCATCCCAAACCGTCAGCATCGGCGGTGGAGCCCTGAGCGTCGGTGCCGAATACGAGATCCAGATCTGGTTTGTCGATGACCGGGCCTCCACCGACGGACGCGTCATGCGCTTCGGCGACGGATTGGGCAACAATGTGGACCTGAACGACCAGTTCGTCATCGGCAGCTTCACCGCCGATGCAACGTCACAGACATTGTTCGCCGAGGCCCAGGGATTCGCACGTGCCCACATCAGCGGGTACCAGTTGCGTTTGCTGCCGAGCGGTCCCCCACCTGCGCCGGAAACGCCAACCGGCCTCGTTGCAACCTCCGGCGACACGGAGGTGGCGCTCGACTGGGACGACAACTCCCAGTACGGCTTCGCCAATTTCATCGTGCGGCGCTCGACCTCGCCGGGCGGCCCTTACGTCGACGTCCCCGGCGCCACGCCAAGCGAAAGTGAGTTCACCGACACCGGGCTGACCAACGGGGTGACCTACTACTATGTCGTTGCCGCGGAGAATACCGAGGACGACGTCTCCTCCGATTCGACTGAGGCTTCGGCCACGCCGATGGCCTTCGTCCCCGATCCGCCACAGGTTCCCACCGGGCTCACCGCCAATGCGGGAAACGATCTCGTCACGCTGAACTGGGATGACAACACCCAACCCGGCTTCCTTGAGTTCCGGATCAAGCGCGGAACCGGTCCCGGCGGTCCCTACTCCCAGATCGGCACCTCCGGAAACAGCGGATTCGCCGACGATACAGCGATCAATGGCAACACTTACTACTACGTCGTTACCGCGGTGAATATCGACGCGGTCGAGTCGGCACCCAGCGACGAAGCCTCCGCCACTCCGTCGGTCAGCGCATCGCCACCGAACTTCCTGTTCATCATCACCGATGACCAGGACACCTTTTCCGTCGGTGCCTACCGCCGCAGCGAACCCGCAGAACCGGATGGATCAGGCAATCCCTACGTGATCGACACCCCGAACATCGACCGTCTTGCCGACGAAGGCATGCTCTTCCATCAGGCACGCCTGATGGGCTCGGAGGTTGGAGCGGTCTGCACCGCCTCGCGCACCTGCATCATGACCGGGCGGAGTACCTGGCAGCGTACCAACGGCATGACCGCCGCGCTGACCTTTCCCGGGATATTCAATCGCGGCGTCAGGAGCAGCTTGCCCGACCTGCCCTACGCCACCTACCGGACCTGCAAGTCCGGCAACAGCTACCCCACGGCGAACAACGAGTTCACAATCGTCAACGACGCGAGCAAACGGGGCAACACGGACGGCAGCGGCAGCGAATGGCACGCCGATCGGACCCTCGAGCATATCGACCACTGGCGCGCCAACCACCAACCCAACGGCAAGCCGTTCCTGATGTATCTCGGCTTTTCCCATCCTCACGACGAACGCAATGCCCGGACCAACCCGAACCTCACCGGCCGCTACGGCTGCATCAACACCACCAGCCCCGGCAGCCTCACTGTAAACCCCGCCGCTCCACCGATTCCCTTCAACCATTTGCCGGTCAACGCCACACTCGGCACACCCGCCAACTATCCTTTCCACCCATTCGATCACGGGCACTTCGGTGTACGCGATGAAGTCAATGTCGCCGGAGTGCTTGAATACCGCAACGAGGCCGTCATCCGCAACGAGATCGGCCGGAACTTTGCATGCGTCGACTGGATTGACCGACAACTCGGTCGGGTCCTGGCCAAACTGGAGGACCCGGATGGCGATGGCGACAACTCGGACAGCGTGATCAACAACACCTACATCGTGTTCACGGCAGACCATGGCATCGCCGTCGGTCGACATGGCTTGATGGGAAAGCAGAACCTCTACGAACACTCATGGCGCGTCCCCTTCATCGTCCGCGGACCCGGTATTGCCGCAGGCAACGAAACCGATGCCCTGATCTACCTACACGACACCTTCCCCACCTTCTGCGATCTAGCGGGAATCGCATTACCGTCAACGATCGACGGCAACGACGGCGCCAGCTTTCGTCCGGTCCTCGAGGGCATGACGGACGTCCACCGCGACTACGTTTACGGCCTCTATGCGGGGGGTGACAAGCCTGGTATGCGTTCGGTCACCGACGGACGATTCAAGCTGATTCGTTACGACGTGGGAAACAACGCCACCCAGGTCACACAGCTTTTCGACCTTGAGGAGAATCCTTTCGAACTGCTGCCGGAACACGGCGTACCCGGCCTCGCCGAGCAAACGTCACACTGCCTGATCCTCCGCCGTCTGGAGGAAGCGCTGATGACCGAGCGAGTGAAGAATGCGGACCCCTACGCTTTCCTTGGCGACCGCGTGATGTTCCGTTTTGACAACAACCTCACCGACCGCATGCCCTTCGGTCATGACGCCGCTCCGGGACCTTCCGCTCCGGCATTCTCAAGCGAAATCCCCTTCACGACCGACCCGCTGCTCGGCGAACCGAACGCCGCATCCCTCGAATTCGACGCAAGCCAGCAGGACTACCTGACCTGCGCGGACGGCCGCGAATTGGATTTCGGCTCAAGCGACCCATTCACCGTATCGGCCTGGGTGAAGCTCCGCAGCCTGCCAACCGGCGCCAACACGGCAAGTTCGGCACCCTTGGCCGTGAAGAAGCCGCTGGGATCAGCCGACTCCGAGTTGGACTACATGTTCCTCGCGGCCGCCGGCAGCTACGGCAACGCGACAACCTACGGCAATCTCGCCCTCCATCTTGGTTCAAGCATCGTCACCAGCCAGCTCTCGATTCCGGACACGAACTGGCACTTCGTGAGCGTCGCCCTCGATCCGGTGGCAAACACTGCCCGTTTCACACTCGACGATCAGGTCGATGTAGTTGCGACGAGCGCCACGGGCACGGCGAACTCGGGCCCGTTGATCATCGGCGCCCACCTCAACTCGTCAAATGCGGTCGACCGGGTATTCGACGGCTGGATGGATGAACTGACGATCACCAACGGCGTCGTGCCCGTCGAGCAACTCCACCCGCTCTTCGGACTCCCGGAAGTCGGACCGTTCCGTGTGCTGAGCCTGACCCGTAGCGAGACCGCCCTCGAACTCGAATTCGAGTCACGGGACGACCTCCTCTACGATGTCGAGTTCTCCGAATCGCTTGAAGGCGGGAGCTGGACCACGCTGAAAACCTTCATCGGAGGAAGCGCTAGCGGCGGCAGCACCGTGGTCAGCGACCTTCCGCTGCCCTCATCGGCAACCGGCTTCTACCGCGTCCGGTCCTATCCGCCCGCCGACGGCGCCGCGCCCTAA
- a CDS encoding GH39 family glycosyl hydrolase, whose translation MKRALPFLASVLTAVAAAEEFEVNIRVDAGGSMGPLEPIWRFFGADEPNYATMKNGRELLGDLGEMKPGEVFFRTHNLMTSGDGTPALKWGSTGMYGEDGRGRPIYDWEIVDGIFDAYLENGVRPYVQIGFMPEALSVKPQPYRHHWTPRAKYDEIYTGWAYPPKDYAKWEELVFQWAKHCVEKYGEEEVLRWYWQTWNEPNIGYWRGSREEFFKLHDHAIHAVRRALPGAKVGGPDVAGGPGGDFLEAFIKHCMEGKNAATGETGTPMDFISFHAKGWPKTVDGRVQMGIANQLRDIDRAFEVIARYPQLRKTPIVIGESDPEGCAACQGDQLAYRNGTMYSSYTAASFPRKLDLARKRGVNLEGALTWAFEFEDQPYFAGFRSLATNGINKPVLNVFRMFSMMSGERLPVASDGALPLDEIVEKGVRERPDVGALAARDGKRITILTWHYHDDDLPGAEAAVSITLVGAPEGKPVSVAHYRVDQEHSNSFTMWQAMGSPQKPTEAQVTELKAASELVKLDDGIDLVAEGGATAFKLDLPRQGVSLHVLEWD comes from the coding sequence ATGAAGAGAGCGCTCCCGTTTCTTGCATCGGTCCTGACCGCGGTCGCGGCGGCCGAGGAATTCGAGGTGAACATCCGCGTGGATGCCGGTGGGTCGATGGGCCCGCTTGAACCGATCTGGCGGTTCTTCGGCGCCGATGAACCGAACTACGCGACGATGAAGAACGGCCGCGAGTTGCTGGGCGATCTCGGTGAGATGAAGCCGGGCGAGGTGTTTTTCCGAACGCACAACCTGATGACCAGTGGCGACGGGACACCGGCGCTGAAGTGGGGCTCGACGGGAATGTATGGAGAAGACGGGCGCGGTCGACCGATCTATGATTGGGAGATCGTCGACGGGATCTTTGATGCCTACCTTGAGAATGGCGTCCGACCCTATGTGCAGATCGGATTCATGCCCGAAGCGCTCTCGGTGAAGCCACAGCCCTACCGCCACCATTGGACACCGCGGGCGAAGTACGACGAGATCTATACAGGCTGGGCTTACCCGCCGAAGGATTACGCGAAGTGGGAGGAACTCGTCTTCCAGTGGGCGAAGCACTGCGTCGAGAAGTATGGCGAGGAGGAGGTGCTCCGCTGGTACTGGCAGACCTGGAACGAGCCGAATATCGGTTACTGGCGGGGAAGTCGGGAGGAGTTCTTCAAGCTGCATGACCATGCGATCCACGCGGTCCGGCGGGCCCTGCCCGGAGCGAAGGTCGGTGGTCCGGACGTTGCGGGCGGTCCGGGTGGCGACTTCCTCGAGGCCTTCATCAAGCACTGCATGGAAGGGAAGAATGCCGCGACCGGTGAAACGGGCACACCGATGGACTTCATTTCGTTTCACGCGAAGGGATGGCCGAAGACGGTGGACGGACGCGTGCAGATGGGGATTGCCAACCAGCTCCGCGACATTGACCGCGCCTTCGAGGTGATCGCGAGGTATCCGCAGTTGAGGAAGACGCCGATCGTCATCGGTGAGTCGGATCCGGAAGGATGTGCGGCATGCCAAGGGGACCAGCTCGCCTACCGGAACGGGACGATGTATTCGAGCTACACGGCCGCGTCGTTTCCCCGGAAACTCGACCTGGCACGCAAGCGGGGCGTGAATCTCGAAGGCGCATTGACTTGGGCCTTCGAGTTCGAGGATCAACCCTACTTCGCGGGATTCCGCTCGCTCGCGACAAACGGGATCAACAAGCCGGTCCTCAATGTCTTCCGGATGTTCTCGATGATGTCGGGTGAGCGTCTGCCGGTCGCCAGTGACGGTGCGTTGCCGCTTGATGAGATCGTTGAGAAAGGGGTGCGGGAGCGGCCGGATGTCGGGGCGCTCGCGGCTCGTGACGGGAAGAGGATCACGATCCTGACTTGGCATTACCACGACGACGATCTGCCGGGAGCCGAGGCGGCAGTGAGCATCACACTTGTAGGAGCTCCGGAAGGGAAGCCTGTGAGCGTGGCGCACTACCGGGTCGATCAGGAGCACTCAAACAGCTTCACGATGTGGCAGGCGATGGGATCACCACAGAAACCAACCGAAGCACAGGTCACGGAATTGAAAGCGGCTTCCGAGTTGGTGAAGCTCGACGATGGGATTGATCTCGTAGCCGAAGGGGGGGCGACTGCATTCAAACTCGATCTGCCCCGTCAGGGCGTATCCCTGCACGTGCTTGAGTGGGACTAG
- a CDS encoding 2-oxoacid:acceptor oxidoreductase subunit alpha: MSQASASAPQALRNAVIRLAGHSQDGIQSIGAFLAQLAGSTAQDVMTYMTIPSTISGGPSIFQVHLGSGKVLHPGDEADTLVAFYQDSYDNHLHSLRDGGICFYDSDHVTELKEERDIIHIGIPFTSASIEAIGGSAKDRGKNIFVLGTLCAVYKLDREKLVQIISRKFGKKSEDVLRNALLAFDAGFAWQVHDINHMPFAPGENEEQNRISTDGNTMLTLGLIAGGCRYGAGYPITPWSSIMETLRSELPKYGGMFIQAEDELAAVALAIGASYSGHLAITGSSGPGLSLKSEAIGYATMAELPLVVVNIQRGGPSTGMPTSVEQSDLMQAIYGSHGDSPRVVLAPRDVEDCFYTAIEACRIAREYSTPVIILSDQAIATRIEAFPEPDLEKHWIEPMLDLSTCPADCKPYPLDAITRHAPPGCPSPDGRYPVVTGLEHDEWGHPSGNPVMHEKMTAKRREKLVKLANSLPAPDFFGDEQGDLLFVGWGSTFGPIKEATERLQDAGHRVGSLHLRHIHPLRNGLADIFHRYTHVLVPEMNDCGIYGFGQLASLLRSVTCNPNIQSLNKVQGLTFRVKEIEDAALQLLR; this comes from the coding sequence ATGTCTCAAGCATCCGCTTCCGCGCCCCAGGCGCTCCGCAACGCCGTTATCCGCCTCGCCGGACACTCCCAAGACGGAATCCAGTCGATCGGCGCCTTCCTCGCCCAGCTCGCGGGTTCGACCGCCCAGGACGTCATGACCTACATGACGATCCCGAGCACGATCTCCGGCGGACCCAGCATTTTCCAGGTCCACCTCGGATCGGGCAAGGTGCTCCATCCGGGCGACGAAGCCGACACCTTGGTCGCCTTCTATCAGGACTCCTACGACAACCACCTGCACTCGCTGCGCGACGGAGGCATCTGCTTCTATGACAGCGACCACGTGACCGAGCTGAAGGAGGAACGCGACATCATCCACATCGGCATCCCGTTCACCTCCGCCTCGATCGAAGCGATCGGCGGATCCGCCAAGGACCGCGGCAAGAACATCTTCGTCCTCGGCACCCTGTGCGCAGTCTACAAGCTCGACCGCGAGAAGCTCGTTCAGATCATCAGCCGGAAGTTCGGCAAGAAGTCGGAGGACGTTCTGCGCAACGCCCTGCTCGCCTTCGACGCCGGCTTTGCTTGGCAGGTCCACGACATCAATCACATGCCGTTCGCTCCCGGCGAGAACGAGGAGCAGAACCGGATTTCGACGGACGGCAACACGATGCTCACGCTCGGCCTGATCGCCGGCGGCTGCCGCTACGGTGCCGGCTACCCGATCACCCCGTGGTCGAGCATCATGGAAACCCTCCGCTCCGAGTTGCCGAAATACGGCGGCATGTTCATCCAGGCGGAGGATGAGCTCGCCGCGGTCGCCCTCGCGATCGGAGCCAGCTACTCCGGCCACCTTGCGATCACCGGCTCCTCCGGTCCCGGACTCTCCCTCAAATCCGAGGCGATCGGCTACGCCACGATGGCCGAGCTGCCACTGGTCGTGGTCAACATCCAGCGCGGCGGCCCGTCGACCGGCATGCCGACTTCGGTCGAGCAATCGGACCTGATGCAGGCGATCTACGGTTCCCACGGCGATTCGCCACGCGTCGTGCTCGCCCCGCGCGACGTCGAGGACTGCTTCTACACGGCGATCGAGGCCTGCCGCATCGCGCGCGAGTATTCGACTCCCGTCATCATCCTTTCCGACCAGGCGATCGCCACCCGCATCGAGGCATTTCCCGAACCCGACCTCGAGAAACACTGGATCGAGCCGATGCTCGACCTCTCGACCTGCCCGGCCGACTGCAAACCTTACCCGCTAGACGCGATCACCCGCCACGCACCGCCGGGCTGCCCATCGCCCGACGGCCGCTACCCGGTCGTGACCGGCCTTGAGCACGACGAATGGGGCCACCCGTCGGGCAACCCGGTGATGCACGAGAAGATGACCGCCAAGCGGCGCGAGAAACTCGTAAAGCTGGCGAACTCGCTGCCCGCACCGGACTTCTTCGGCGACGAGCAAGGCGACCTCCTGTTTGTCGGCTGGGGCTCGACCTTCGGCCCCATCAAGGAAGCCACCGAGCGGCTTCAGGACGCCGGTCACCGGGTCGGCTCGCTCCACCTCCGCCATATCCATCCGCTGCGCAACGGGTTGGCCGACATCTTCCACCGCTACACGCACGTTCTCGTTCCCGAGATGAACGACTGCGGCATCTACGGCTTCGGCCAGCTCGCATCGCTGCTGCGGTCCGTGACCTGCAATCCGAACATCCAGTCGCTCAACAAGGTCCAGGGACTGACCTTCCGCGTGAAGGAAATCGAGGACGCCGCCCTGCAACTTCTCCGCTAA
- a CDS encoding thiamine pyrophosphate-dependent enzyme: protein MSETAPPAKKLTKKELKADHPTWCPACGDFAVLASFFNVVGNLGIPHEKIVCVAGIGCSSRFPYFVNAHGIHFIHGRALPLATGISLSRPDLHVFVFGGDGDGYSIGGNHLTHAARKNINLSYVIMDNFVYGLTKNQTSPTTPIGRRSKTDPRGAIDRPINPMAQLVSSGATFIARTHAAQVKHMNEMFERAILHPGFAVVETLSECTMFYPGAFDAGNPRKGGTFDLVDESSRDMESTAAAMELAEEEFPGKFGVFYETKRPTKNELEWAWIEDARSKTPDLSERDLMRKRFAGMR from the coding sequence ATGTCCGAAACCGCTCCACCCGCCAAGAAGCTCACCAAGAAGGAGCTCAAGGCCGATCACCCGACCTGGTGCCCCGCCTGCGGCGATTTCGCCGTGCTCGCGTCATTCTTCAATGTCGTCGGCAACCTCGGGATTCCGCACGAGAAAATCGTCTGCGTCGCCGGCATCGGTTGCTCGTCGCGCTTCCCTTACTTCGTCAACGCCCACGGCATCCACTTCATCCACGGCCGGGCCCTGCCCCTCGCCACCGGCATCTCGCTGTCACGTCCCGATCTCCACGTGTTCGTCTTTGGCGGGGACGGCGACGGCTACTCGATCGGCGGCAACCACCTGACCCACGCCGCGCGCAAGAACATCAACCTGTCCTATGTGATCATGGACAACTTCGTCTACGGACTGACGAAGAACCAGACGTCTCCGACCACACCGATCGGCCGCAGGTCCAAGACCGATCCCCGTGGCGCCATCGACCGCCCGATCAACCCGATGGCCCAACTGGTTTCGAGCGGGGCTACCTTCATCGCCCGCACCCACGCGGCGCAAGTGAAGCACATGAACGAGATGTTCGAGCGGGCGATCCTCCATCCCGGTTTCGCGGTCGTCGAAACGCTGTCGGAGTGCACCATGTTCTACCCCGGCGCCTTCGATGCCGGAAACCCGCGCAAGGGCGGTACCTTCGATCTGGTCGACGAATCATCGCGCGACATGGAGTCCACCGCCGCAGCCATGGAACTCGCCGAGGAGGAGTTTCCCGGAAAGTTCGGGGTCTTTTACGAGACCAAACGGCCGACCAAGAACGAGCTCGAGTGGGCGTGGATCGAAGACGCCAGATCGAAGACTCCCGACCTCTCCGAACGCGACCTCATGCGGAAGCGGTTCGCAGGAATGCGCTAA
- a CDS encoding N-acetylmuramoyl-L-alanine amidase, whose translation MSRLPFLIRLTLILAACALTAHAGWDERTIHGRGYVSVNSMKEFYGFKRLSQSGKSIVLEDDAVEIKLSTNSHECYMNGVKFVFSYPIESSGGKAWLSKIDLMKLVHPVLRPNIIENAGNFRTVIIDAGHGGKDPGATNSIGTEANYNLKVAGFLKDYLEKEYKYKVIMTRDSNRYLSLQQRVDIANRITENAIFISIHHNSTSSNRSGARGIETFTLSPVGVSHYGRGLKASDFSPKTGNHHDSANVALATAVHGTLLSTLKDKKTGKSYTLDRGIKRARFSVLSGVKHPSILVECGFMTHPYEAKLIHDSGYQRTVAKSIAYAVQKYRFAVARPNTGQR comes from the coding sequence ATGAGCCGGCTCCCCTTTCTGATCCGACTGACCCTTATCCTTGCGGCTTGTGCCCTCACGGCACACGCCGGCTGGGATGAGCGCACGATCCATGGCCGGGGCTACGTCAGCGTGAATTCGATGAAGGAATTCTACGGATTCAAGCGCCTCAGCCAGTCGGGCAAGTCGATCGTGCTCGAGGACGACGCCGTCGAGATCAAGCTGAGCACCAACTCCCACGAGTGCTACATGAACGGCGTGAAGTTCGTCTTCAGCTACCCGATCGAAAGCTCGGGAGGGAAGGCGTGGCTCTCGAAGATCGATCTGATGAAGCTCGTCCACCCGGTGCTTCGCCCGAACATCATTGAAAACGCGGGGAATTTCCGGACGGTGATCATCGACGCCGGGCATGGTGGCAAGGACCCGGGCGCCACCAATTCCATCGGCACCGAAGCCAACTACAACCTGAAGGTCGCCGGCTTCCTCAAGGATTACCTGGAGAAGGAATACAAGTACAAGGTCATCATGACCCGCGACTCGAACCGTTACCTTTCGCTTCAGCAACGGGTCGACATCGCCAACCGGATTACGGAAAACGCGATCTTCATTTCGATCCACCACAACTCGACCAGTTCGAACCGGTCGGGTGCCCGGGGTATCGAAACGTTCACCCTTTCACCTGTCGGCGTCTCCCACTACGGCCGCGGACTCAAGGCCAGCGACTTCAGCCCGAAGACCGGCAATCACCACGACTCCGCCAACGTCGCATTGGCCACCGCGGTGCACGGCACCCTCCTCAGCACGCTCAAGGACAAGAAGACCGGCAAATCCTACACCCTCGACCGCGGGATCAAGCGGGCACGGTTCAGCGTCCTCAGCGGAGTCAAGCACCCGTCGATCCTGGTCGAGTGCGGGTTCATGACCCATCCCTACGAGGCGAAGCTGATCCACGACTCCGGCTACCAGCGGACCGTGGCCAAATCGATCGCCTACGCGGTGCAGAAATACCGTTTCGCGGTCGCCCGACCGAACACGGGTCAACGTTGA
- the map gene encoding type I methionyl aminopeptidase: protein MAKRRKIRIKNAREIELMRAAGQVASEILQEVASMAKPGVTTGEIDAEAAKLMQKNGCKSAFLGYRGFPGYTCISVNEEVVHGIGGPRVIHPGDILKIDVGIVKNGWIGDNATTVPVGEVPDETKRLLAATEESLFAAIDKARAGLRLAELCGAVEDHVKPLGFTVVREFVGHGVGRELHEEPQIPNYRPSGKTPILEPGMILAIEPMVNAGSPHVRILDDGWTVITADRKASAHFEHTVLVTEGDPELLTNRPRTATPELLGI, encoded by the coding sequence ATGGCGAAACGGCGTAAAATCCGGATCAAGAACGCCCGCGAGATCGAGCTGATGCGGGCGGCGGGTCAGGTCGCGAGCGAGATCCTGCAGGAGGTCGCGTCGATGGCGAAGCCCGGCGTAACCACCGGGGAGATCGATGCCGAGGCTGCCAAGCTGATGCAGAAAAACGGCTGCAAGAGCGCGTTTCTGGGCTATCGGGGATTTCCCGGTTACACCTGCATCTCGGTGAATGAAGAAGTGGTTCACGGGATCGGCGGTCCCCGGGTGATCCACCCCGGTGACATTCTGAAGATCGATGTCGGCATCGTGAAGAACGGCTGGATCGGTGATAACGCGACGACGGTTCCGGTCGGCGAAGTTCCCGATGAGACGAAGCGTCTGCTGGCGGCGACCGAGGAGTCTCTTTTCGCCGCGATCGACAAGGCCCGGGCCGGTCTCCGGCTCGCCGAGTTGTGCGGGGCGGTGGAGGATCACGTGAAACCGTTGGGATTTACCGTCGTGCGCGAGTTTGTCGGGCACGGGGTCGGTCGAGAACTCCACGAAGAGCCCCAGATCCCGAACTATCGTCCCAGCGGAAAGACACCGATTCTGGAGCCTGGAATGATCCTCGCGATCGAACCGATGGTGAATGCCGGGTCGCCCCACGTCAGGATCCTGGATGACGGCTGGACCGTCATTACCGCGGATCGCAAGGCGTCAGCTCACTTCGAGCATACGGTATTGGTGACCGAAGGTGATCCGGAGCTCCTGACCAACCGACCCCGGACAGCGACGCCCGAGCTGCTCGGGATCTGA
- a CDS encoding adenylate kinase family protein, translating into MALHLILLGPPASGKGTQGRRLAADRGLDYLSTGALLRGVLKEDSPAAREIRPILDRGGYIPDELMCGIMREWLADHPGGWVLDGFPRTLMQDDFLAAWLAERGERVDAAVALDVPKDELIRRIEGRVECPDCRWSGQKEELNEGRRCPKCGGAAGPRSDDNLTNFLSRYDEYCEQTVPVIERHDAAGTLLHCDATRSVDEVAATIEANLKTLTNDGETA; encoded by the coding sequence ATGGCGCTTCATTTGATCCTTCTGGGTCCTCCCGCTTCGGGCAAGGGGACCCAGGGGCGGCGGCTAGCTGCGGATCGAGGGCTCGACTACCTCAGTACGGGGGCGCTGCTCCGTGGAGTTCTGAAGGAGGACTCGCCCGCGGCCAGGGAAATCCGGCCCATCCTCGATCGGGGGGGCTACATTCCGGACGAGCTGATGTGCGGAATCATGCGCGAGTGGCTGGCTGACCATCCGGGTGGCTGGGTGCTGGACGGGTTCCCGCGGACACTGATGCAGGACGATTTTCTGGCTGCTTGGCTGGCAGAGCGAGGCGAGCGGGTGGATGCGGCGGTTGCCCTTGATGTTCCGAAGGACGAACTCATCCGCAGGATCGAGGGTCGTGTCGAGTGTCCCGACTGTCGTTGGAGCGGGCAGAAGGAGGAACTGAACGAGGGGCGGCGCTGCCCGAAATGTGGTGGAGCTGCGGGGCCGAGGTCCGACGACAATCTGACGAATTTCCTTTCCCGTTACGACGAATACTGCGAGCAAACCGTGCCGGTGATCGAACGTCACGATGCGGCGGGAACCCTGCTTCACTGTGATGCGACCCGCTCGGTCGATGAGGTCGCGGCAACGATTGAGGCAAATCTGAAAACCCTGACCAACGATGGCGAAACGGCGTAA